Below is a genomic region from Herpetosiphonaceae bacterium.
CCGGTGGTCAACGCGCCGACCTGACCGCGAGCATAGCATGCCTGATGCGAAACGGCAATGTACACGATAGTATCGTTGACATAACATGATCGTGCCTGTGCCACGCGGCCCGGTAGAGCTTCAGGAAATCTTTAGAAATCGCCGCCGGTTTCTTAAGCTGCGCTGCCTACACTACAGCCATTACGATCGATGAGCAATGCACATGCTTAAGGAGGAGACACATGCATCCAGGTGAATATGGTCGCGGGCCATGGTTCAGGCGTGGGCCGCGCGGAGGTTTCTGGCTGCTGCCGCTGCTGATCGGGATTGGGCTGGGCGCGCTGTTCTTTGGCGGGCCGCGCGGTCCCTGGCTGGGCTTCGACGGCTTCGGGCGCGAGTATGGTCCCGGCTATCGCCAGCAGGCACCTCAGGCCGCGCCCCAAGCGGGAGCTGAGCGAGCCGCGCCACAGGCTGAGCAGGCACCGGCTGCTCCAGATGCTCGCGGCCACGGCAGGGAGTGGCACGGCTTTGGCGAGCGACGACACTTCGCTCCGTTCTTCTTTCCGTTCGGCGGGCTGCGGCTGATCGTGCCGCTGCTGCTGATCGGCGCGGGCCTGTGGCTACTCTCAGGTCGGCGGCGCGGACCACGGCACTGGGGCGGGCCGGGTGGGCCAGGGCATTGGGGCGGGCCAGGCGGTGCTCAGTACAGCCATCCCGCTGGCGGGCCACAGGCATACCAGGCGCAGCCGCCTGCCCCGCCACAGCAACAGCAGGGTCAGCCCTACACGCCGCCGCAGCCAGCGCCGCCGTCGAGCCAGGAGCCGGGCGCGCCGCCCGAACCTCCGGCGACCGGCGAGACGCGGATATTGTAGCCACATATCGATCGACAATGCACTGTCCCCAACCACGTCAAACGGCGTGCTTGGGGACGCCGCGCGTTTCTGCGCGTGCTGCTTCACAAGAGCGGTATACTTGGGATGAGGCGATCATTACGAGTTACCGGTGGATGCATAGCGAAGGCGGCCTATGGAGCGTTCTGACGTACGTGACGTGCGGATCTTGGTGGTCGATGACGAGCCCACGATCACGGAATTTTTGGAGACGGGTCTGACCTACGAGGGCTATACCATACGCACGGTCGACGATGGCTCTGCCGCGCTTCAGGCTGTGCGCGATTTTCGTCCCGATCTGGTGATCCTCGACGTGATGCTGCCTGGCCTGAATGGCTTCGACGTGCTCGACCGGCTGCGACGTGATGATGACATCGCCGTGCTGATGTTGACGGCGCGCGACGAGCTGGACGATACGGTTCGCGGTCTTGAGAGCGGCGCGGACGATTATCTGGTCAAGCCGTTCAAGTTCAAGGAGCTGCTGGCGCGCGTGCGGGCGGTGCTGCGTCGGCGGCGGATCGCGCTGCCGCATATGTTGCAGAGCGGCGATATTCGTCTCGACCGCGACACGCATCAGGTGAGCGTCGCCGATACGCCGGTCTATCTGACGCCGCGTGAGTTCGATCTGCTCGAAGCCTTGATGGCGCATCCCAATCAGGTGTTGACCAAAGAGGCGCTGCTCAATCGCGTCTGGGGCTACGAGTACGTCGGCGATACCAACGTGGTCGAGGTGCATATCTCGGCGCTGCGCGAGAAGCTGGGTGATCGCGATCGGCAGCGCATCCAGACGGTGCGCGGCGTCGGCTATATGATTCGAGGCTAAAGCATGCGCCAACGGTGGGCAAATTGGTCGCTGCGGCTGCAACTATCGCTGGCGGTGACGCTGATGATGGTGCTGCTGCTGGTGGTGTTCAGCGCGGTGCTCTTTGTTTCGGTGCGAGCGTTTCTGCTCGATCAGAGTGCGGAGCAGCTTCGTACGCGCGCGCTCATGCTGCTGGACGACAGCGCCGAGCTGCCACCGACCAGCGCTCTCGATCCGTGGTCGCGGCTGCCCAGCGCGCCGCTGAGCGATGCGCTGCGGACGGAGCTACAGGCGATCGTCGAGGCGCTGTCCACGCAGGACACGAGCGCGGTTGTGTATCAGACCGACGGCACGGTTGCGCTGCGCGGGACAGTCGAGGCCGCGAAGAACCGATTTGGTTTTAGTCGGCGCTTTGGACCACCGGAGCTATCCGCGCCGCCAGCGCCCGATCGCCGGGTCTTCGAGCGCGTGCTGCGTGGCGATCAGCAGGTCAGCTACACCGACTATCACGGCCTCGATCAGCAGCTCGCGGTGCTGATCCCGATCTACGATAGCGCCCGGCTCGTCGGCGTGCTCCAGGTGGCGACGCCACTACAACAGATGTACACGCTGCTGCGCTGGCTCGCCTTTGTTCTGGTCGGCGGGACGATGCTGGTGGCGCTCACGGCGCTGCTGCTCAGCTTTTGGGCGACACACACGATCCTCAATCCGCTGCGGCGCGTCGTCGGCATCAGCCAGCGTGTCGGGCAGGGCGATCTCGACGCGCGGACGGGACTACGCAGCCGCAACGAGATTGGCGTGCTCGGCGCGACATTCGATCAGATGGTCGCGCAGCTCCAGGGGTCCTTCGCCGCACAGCGCCGCTTCATCGCCGACGCCGCTCACGAGCTGCGCACGCCGCTCACAGTGGTCAGCGGCAACGTCGATCTGCTGATGCTCGGCGCGGCCTCCGATCCCGCGCAGCAGCGCCGCTCGCTGCAACGGATGAACAGCGAGCTTGAGCGCATGGGACGGCTGGTAGACGATCTGCTGACGCTCTCGCGGCTGGATGCGCATCCACGGCTGCGCTGCGAAGATACCGAGCTTGGCGCGCTGGTGCAGGATACGATCAACGAGTTTCGCGGCCTCGCGCCGCATCACCAGTGGTCGCTCACGCTTGTGCCCGGCATCGTCGTGCGCGGCGACCCCGACCGGCTGCGGCAGGTGCTGTTGAATGTCTTGGAGAACGCCCGCAAATTCACGCCGGAGGGCGGCAGCATCGCGGTGACGGTGACGAAGCGCCACGATGCTGCCGTGATGATGATCGCGGATACGGGCGTGGGCATTCCCGCCGAGGACGTGCCGCATGTCTGGGATCGTTTCTACCGCGTCGATCAGGCGCGCGCTCGCGCCAGCGGCGGCTCCGGCCTGGGCCTGTCGATCGTCAAGAGCATCGTCGAGACGCATGGAGGACATGTCGCCTTGAGCAGCAGCGTCGGCCAGGGCACGACGGTTACGCTGACGCTGCCGCTCGTCGGTCTGGCTCAACATCTGCCCGCGCCGACGGGTGGTGGCCGCCTCGCCTGACGGAGAGCCAGAACAAAGAACAAAGAACAAAGGGTAGAGAACCGAGCTTCCCCTCTCCTGTGCCATAGGCGATGGGAGAGGGGTGGCCGGGTGCCCTTTGGGCGGCGATTGGGGTGAGGGCCTGAACCCGAAACTATGGACAGGTTCCGCCGACAACAAACCAGCACCGCGTCACCGGCGAGGCTTTGAAGAAGTTGAGCAGGAGTCTACCGACTTTGCGCTCACCCGATTGCGAAGGATGGGTTCCATCGCTCTGGAAGTCGGCCTGCTGCCATGTCAGGCCATCGGATCGGGCGTTGGTGCCGTCTGCCCAGGTGTACGCGCCCCAGGCCACCCACGGCGCGACGGTAGTGTGATTCAGATCGCCAGCCTGCGGATCGATCGTGCCGGTGCGCATCTGCCGGATCTGCGCCTCGATCAGCCACTTGACCGCAAAGCCCGATTCGTAGGCGTAGGGCTCAGGGTTCAAGGTGGTTGTGGCGTATCCGGCGTAGATGCGGCTAGAGATGAATACCTGTTTCACGTTGGGGTAGCGCACCTTGAGCGCCCGGACGATATTACCCATCTGCTGCTCAAGGATATATGCGTCGGCGGATGATGACGGCAGCGAGGTGGTTGGTCCTGGGTTGGCGACCTTCACCCAGACGATCTGGACCTGTTTTTCCGAGAGGCTCTGCGGCGCAAGCACGTTGTCGCGCACGCGATTGTAATCCGGATCGGCGGGCGAGTCCCAGTAGGCTGCCGCCTTGCCGCCCTGCGCTCCGTTGGCGATGACCAGATGCCCTTTGTTGACGGTGCTGTCGGCAGCGGCCTGGCCCATAAATGTCCACCAGTCGCAGGGCAGCGCGCCGCTCTGCGAGCAGAATTCCTGGGTGGTATTGGACATGCCGATCGAGAGCATGACGTATTTGCCGCTCGCGCTGGGATTGCCCTGCGTGTCCAGCGGGCGGATCGCGCGGGCGCGGTCCAGGCCTACGCTCTGGTGATCGCTGGGCATGATGTTGCTGGCGTTGGGGTAGAGGCCGCCCGAAAAGCCGAGATAGGTGCTCGATCCCATCTCGGTCAGCGGCAGGAATCCGGTAGTCGCCGCCTGGATCTGCTGCTCCTCTACGGGGCGTGCGGCGACGGTGGCGAGAGCGACGAACAGGCCGATGAGCGCTGCGAAGAAGGTATTTGTTCGTGTCATCTGGTGCTCCTGGCGGATGTTGGCGAAATCGGCGCTCCGTAGTTTAAAGTTTGTAAAAACATGTATAGCACGATCGTGGAGCGCTGTCTAGGGGGCAGCATTCCCTGGGGCCATGCCAGCAGGAGCATGCTATCCGCAAAACTCGACAGC
It encodes:
- a CDS encoding response regulator transcription factor, coding for MERSDVRDVRILVVDDEPTITEFLETGLTYEGYTIRTVDDGSAALQAVRDFRPDLVILDVMLPGLNGFDVLDRLRRDDDIAVLMLTARDELDDTVRGLESGADDYLVKPFKFKELLARVRAVLRRRRIALPHMLQSGDIRLDRDTHQVSVADTPVYLTPREFDLLEALMAHPNQVLTKEALLNRVWGYEYVGDTNVVEVHISALREKLGDRDRQRIQTVRGVGYMIRG
- a CDS encoding ATP-binding protein, whose translation is MRQRWANWSLRLQLSLAVTLMMVLLLVVFSAVLFVSVRAFLLDQSAEQLRTRALMLLDDSAELPPTSALDPWSRLPSAPLSDALRTELQAIVEALSTQDTSAVVYQTDGTVALRGTVEAAKNRFGFSRRFGPPELSAPPAPDRRVFERVLRGDQQVSYTDYHGLDQQLAVLIPIYDSARLVGVLQVATPLQQMYTLLRWLAFVLVGGTMLVALTALLLSFWATHTILNPLRRVVGISQRVGQGDLDARTGLRSRNEIGVLGATFDQMVAQLQGSFAAQRRFIADAAHELRTPLTVVSGNVDLLMLGAASDPAQQRRSLQRMNSELERMGRLVDDLLTLSRLDAHPRLRCEDTELGALVQDTINEFRGLAPHHQWSLTLVPGIVVRGDPDRLRQVLLNVLENARKFTPEGGSIAVTVTKRHDAAVMMIADTGVGIPAEDVPHVWDRFYRVDQARARASGGSGLGLSIVKSIVETHGGHVALSSSVGQGTTVTLTLPLVGLAQHLPAPTGGGRLA